One region of Brassica napus cultivar Da-Ae chromosome A10, Da-Ae, whole genome shotgun sequence genomic DNA includes:
- the LOC106372692 gene encoding zinc finger protein ZAT6, with amino-acid sequence MALEALSSPRLASPVPTLFQDSAVGFHGSKGKRSKRSRSEFDRSLTEDEYIALCLMLLARDGNRTRHLPSSSSSPPLLPTLTSTHLHKCSVCDKAFSSYQALGGHKASHRKNSSQTQSSGGDEKSTSSAITIASHGGGGGGSVKSHVCSICNKSFATGQALGGHKRCHYEGKNGSSSEGVGSTSHVSSGSHHHHRGFDLNIPPIPEFSTVNGEEEVMSPMPTKKLRLE; translated from the coding sequence ATGGCACTTGAAGCTCTAAGTTCGCCAAGATTAGCTTCTCCGGTTCCAACTCTGTTTCAAGATTCTGCTGTTGGCTTCCATGGTAGCAAAGGCAAACGATCTAAGCGGTCAAGATCCGAGTTCGACCGCAGTCTCACTGAGGATGAGTATATCGCTTTGTGTCTCATGCTTCTTGCTCGCGACGGGAATCGAACCCGCCACctgccttcttcttcttcctcgccgCCTCTGCTTCCTACTCTTACTTCTACTCATCTCCACAAGTGCAGCGTCTGCGACAAGGCGTTTTCTTCTTACCAGGCTCTCGGTGGGCACAAGGCGAGTCACCGGAAAAACTCATCGCAGACTCAGTCTAGCGGAGGAGATGAGAAATCCACGTCGTCGGCGATAACCATCGCGAGCCacggcggcggcggaggaggaagTGTGAAATCTCACGTTTGCTCGATCTGCAACAAGTCTTTCGCGACAGGTCAAGCGCTCGGGGGCCACAAACGGTGCCACTACGAAGGCAAGAACGGGAGCAGCAGCGAAGGTGTGGGGTCCACAAGCCACGTCAGCAGCGGCAGCCATCACCACCACCGTGGGTTTGACCTCAACATCCCGCCGATACCGGAATTCTCGACGGTCAACGGAGAAGAAGAGGTGATGAGCCCCATGCCGACCAAGAAACTGAGGCTCGAGTAG
- the LOC106370752 gene encoding S-protein homolog 9 has protein sequence MNNLLIVLTFLGLCISLSNGFDMLGGSKVTFSNQLEHSKLLKVLCDNDEGEQLVKIGKEYEFTFGDSIFKTTRYSCKMDQGPNFKHHQEFVAYDASWSKALEATCKWIAREDGIYFSQDGNPPLRRYEWDGPHLLKN, from the coding sequence ATGAACAATCTCCTGATAGTGCTGACTTTTCTGGGCCTATGTATCAGCTTAAGCAATGGTTTTGACATGCTAGGAGGAAGCAAAGTCACGTTCAGCAACCAGTTGGAACACAGCAAACTCCTCAAGGTTCTTTGTGACAATGACGAAGGGGAGCAGCTTGTGAAAATCGGCAAAGAATACGAGTTCACTTTTGGTGATAGCATTTTCAAAACGACCCGTTACTCGTGTAAAATGGACCAAGGTCCTAATTTCAAACATCACCAAGAGTTTGTGGCGTATGACGCTTCGTGGAGCAAAGCTCTTGAGGCTACATGTAAGTGGATTGCTAGAGAAGATGGTATCTACTTTTCTCAAGATGGAAACCCTCCTCTGAGGAGATATGAGTGGGATGGTCCTCACCTCCTCAAAAACTAG
- the LOC106372693 gene encoding zinc finger CCCH domain-containing protein 25 isoform X2: MFRVWKFSQLGRFDGHPLVCGFFKSGRTCMAGATCPFAHKVPRVFDSRTGLDNPKTVELLARNVYMGPVDPPLDQTLKTLYLRRLNSSVHEQHIRDRFNPYGEIKSIVYFAMRGVDGAFLTYTTREGAEKAMLEHSSWVVINGQNVKLLWGAHVIPKEAVVQENDQPQDHDRDVSRILIH, encoded by the exons ATGTTTAGGGTTTGGAAATTT AGCCAACTTGGACGTTTTGATGGCCATCCATTAGTTTGCGGTTTCTTTAAATCGGGTCGTACGTGTATGGCTGGTGCCACATGTCCATTCGCACATAAAGTTCCCAGAGTTTTTGATAGTAGAACTGG TTTAGACAATCCAAAAACCGTCGAGTTACTGGCTAGAAATGTTTACATGGGCCCTGTTGATCCACCCTTGGATCAAACACTTAAAACGCTCTACCTCCGTCGCCTCAACTCTAGTGTCCACGAGCAGCACATACGTGACCGTTTCAACCCTTATGGAGAAATCAAATCTATCGTCTATTTTGCAATGAGAGGTGTTGACGGTGCGTTTCTCACATACACGACCCGAGAAGGGGCGGAGAAGGCCATGTTAGAGCACTCTTCATGGGTTGTTATCAATGGCCAAAATGTTAAACTCTTATGGGGAGCACATGTGATCCCCAAGGAAGCTGTGGTTCAGGAGAATGATCAACCCCAGGACCATGATAGGGATGTTTCTAGAATCCTTATCCATTGA
- the LOC106372693 gene encoding zinc finger CCCH domain-containing protein 25 isoform X1: protein MDQRNPIDRRPKSQLGRFDGHPLVCGFFKSGRTCMAGATCPFAHKVPRVFDSRTGLDNPKTVELLARNVYMGPVDPPLDQTLKTLYLRRLNSSVHEQHIRDRFNPYGEIKSIVYFAMRGVDGAFLTYTTREGAEKAMLEHSSWVVINGQNVKLLWGAHVIPKEAVVQENDQPQDHDRDVSRILIH, encoded by the exons ATGGATCAGAGAAACCCTATAGATCGTCGTCCAAAG AGCCAACTTGGACGTTTTGATGGCCATCCATTAGTTTGCGGTTTCTTTAAATCGGGTCGTACGTGTATGGCTGGTGCCACATGTCCATTCGCACATAAAGTTCCCAGAGTTTTTGATAGTAGAACTGG TTTAGACAATCCAAAAACCGTCGAGTTACTGGCTAGAAATGTTTACATGGGCCCTGTTGATCCACCCTTGGATCAAACACTTAAAACGCTCTACCTCCGTCGCCTCAACTCTAGTGTCCACGAGCAGCACATACGTGACCGTTTCAACCCTTATGGAGAAATCAAATCTATCGTCTATTTTGCAATGAGAGGTGTTGACGGTGCGTTTCTCACATACACGACCCGAGAAGGGGCGGAGAAGGCCATGTTAGAGCACTCTTCATGGGTTGTTATCAATGGCCAAAATGTTAAACTCTTATGGGGAGCACATGTGATCCCCAAGGAAGCTGTGGTTCAGGAGAATGATCAACCCCAGGACCATGATAGGGATGTTTCTAGAATCCTTATCCATTGA
- the LOC125579016 gene encoding uncharacterized protein LOC125579016: protein MTTRYTAAEKGKALASNPPSLGPPRLRMRAPDFDPTDLIKENSLTLVGRLTNTREQRMSAVLPYLARKWNLDVSSGSDLGNGCFQFRFNREEDLRDTLHNRPYQYGRWMIIIQRWEPVISQTFPSQIPFWISLRGIPLHYWHEKVVRNIGLELGELETYEVTKTLARVRVIVDGLKPLIMEAAMDYDSGEESIISLEYENLGNHCSHCYRLSHLHSQCPERTTTAPLRTEDFVSEQLKDQRSSTPPQPKARETREPVERHNKPFQQRLDRHGRAFGNRISSTTLHPPGPRNKLAPSSFYQNNPRTTQRQKDNNPYNYSSPPYTRRRHNNQEDRHGDGSSGETKRRSPVLQWKAKSLLLEHEVTPPSAPFQPPRQSVGRNLEAVDFPPSHEQPTREEVMEEIREATLQYINCPDPMESAARKQRVLQSEMNGEVEEAATRILQASTSSGMARSETLLIADASIAVAQVDTAADNSARPVRKRGRPPKPSERRTTVRVSPKTYSGMGSKKRNLARLQGSPGVTSRAGTARAGTRRTTQQAVSAASATTPPIVLIPASSGKKTDFPRLTPDLP, encoded by the coding sequence ATGACAACAAGATATACGGCAGCAGAAAAGGGTAAAGCCCTTGCTAGTAACCCTCCATCTCTAGGACCACCACGACTCCGCATGCGAGCTCCCGACTTTGATCCTACAGACCTAATCAAGGAGAACTCTCTGACCTTGGTGGGACGATTGACAAATACAAGGGAACAAAGGATGAGTGCTGTTCTACCTTACCTTGCGAGAAAATGGAACTTGGACGTTTCTTCAGGCTCAGACCTAGGCAACGGCTGCTTCCAGTTCCGTTTCAACAGAGAGGAAGACTTAAGAGACACCCTCCACAACAGACCCTATCAATATGGCAGGTGGATGATTATAATCCAAAGATGGGAACCGGTTATCTCGCAAACGTTTCCTTCCCAGATCCCTTTCTGGATCTCGCTTAGAGGCATTCCTCTTCACTACTGGCACGAAAAGGTGGTGCGCAACATAGGGCTCGAACTAGGAGAACTGGAGACGTACGAAGTAACCAAAACCTTAGCTCGGGTTCGAGTGATAGTAGATGGCCTCAAACCACTGATAATGGAGGCAGCTATGGATTACGATTCAGGAGAGGAAAGCATTATCTCATTGGAATATGAAAACTTAGGTAACCATTGTTCTCACTGCTACCGTCTCTCCCATCTACATTCCCAATGCCCAGAGAGAACCACTACTGCTCCCCTCCGAACAGAGGACTTTGTCTCAGAGCAACTAAAGGACCAAAGATCCTCCACACCCCCTCAGCCAAAAGCCAGAGAAACAAGAGAACCAGTTGAGCGTCACAACAAGCCGTTCCAACAACGCTTGGACCGACACGGGCGAGCCTTTGGTAATAGAATCTCCTCTACTACTTTGCACCCCCCGGGACCGCGCAACAAGCTAGCACCAAGTTCATTCTACCAGAATAATCCCCGCACTACACAAAGGCAGAAGGATAACAACCCCTATAACTACTCCTCCCCTCCATACACGAGGCGTCGACATAACAACCAGGAGGATAGACATGGAGATGGAAGTAGCGGAGAAACCAAGCGCAGATCCCCTGTTCTCCAGTGGAAAGCTAAATCACTATTACTTGAACATGAAGTTACCCCCCCAAGTGCCCCTTTTCAGCCTCCAAGACAATCAGTTGGGCGCAACTTGGAAGCTGTAGATTTCCCACCTAGTCATGAGCAACCTACAAGAGAAGAGGTGATGGAAGAGATTAGAGAGGCTACACTGCAATACATAAACTGCCCTGACCCTATGGAAAGTGCAGCAAGAAAGCAACGGGTTCTGCAGAGTGAGATGAATGGAGAGGTAGAAGAAGCAGCTACAAGAATCCTTCAAGCTTCAACATCTTCAGGAATGGCTCGATCTGAGACATTACTAATAGCAGATGCCTCAATTGCAGTAGCTCAGGTAGACACAGCAGCTGATAACTCAGCCAGGCCAGTAAGGAAACGTGGGCGCCCCCCTAAGCCTAGTGAAAGGAGAACTACTGTAAGGGTAAGCCCAAAAACCTACTCCGGCATGGGCTCAAAGAAGAGAAACTTAGCTCGACTTCAAGGTTCACCGGGGGTAACCTCACGAGCTGGAACTGCACGTGCTGGAACAAGACGGACTACTCAACAAGCCGTATCAGCCGCATCAGCCACTACACCACCAATAGTGTTGATACCGGCAAGTTCGGGGAAAAAGACGGATTTTCCTCGGCTAACTCCCGATCTTCCTTAG